The following are encoded together in the Thermosipho japonicus genome:
- a CDS encoding cation diffusion facilitator family transporter has protein sequence MHSHDHHENSDIVGVKLLFSVFFNLAITLSEIIGGIISGSLALVSDALHNLSDTGALLTSYFARKISKKPRDLKFTYGYKRAETIAAIINTTVLLAISFSLIVEGIRKIIQPTEINTGIMLIIAYIGLVGNLLTAILLFSHSKENLNLKSSFLHILSDLLSSIAIIITGHIMQFYNLYILDPIITFLISAYIIIESIHILKDAITITMQAVPDGVNLENIKDKIESLPFVKDMHHTHIWSLDGNNLFIESHIKVVGKDYDKYLKEVKDILNKNGISHSTIQIESEYCDDICIEEKD, from the coding sequence ATGCATAGTCATGACCATCATGAAAATTCAGACATTGTTGGAGTAAAATTACTATTTTCCGTTTTCTTTAATCTTGCAATTACACTATCGGAAATAATAGGAGGAATAATCTCAGGAAGTCTTGCTCTTGTTTCAGATGCATTACATAATTTAAGTGATACAGGCGCGCTTTTAACAAGTTACTTTGCAAGGAAAATTTCTAAAAAACCAAGAGATTTAAAATTTACATATGGTTATAAACGTGCTGAAACTATCGCAGCAATAATTAATACAACTGTGCTTCTTGCCATTTCCTTTTCATTGATTGTCGAAGGTATTAGAAAAATTATTCAACCTACTGAAATTAATACTGGCATAATGCTTATTATTGCATACATTGGGCTTGTCGGAAACTTGCTTACTGCGATCTTACTCTTTTCACATAGTAAAGAAAACCTAAATTTAAAATCTTCTTTTCTCCATATTTTAAGTGATCTATTATCATCAATTGCCATAATAATAACTGGTCATATAATGCAATTTTACAATTTATACATTTTAGATCCTATAATAACTTTCTTAATCTCTGCTTATATAATTATTGAATCAATTCACATTTTAAAAGATGCTATAACAATAACTATGCAGGCTGTGCCTGATGGTGTTAACCTTGAAAATATTAAAGATAAAATTGAATCTTTGCCATTCGTCAAAGATATGCATCATACTCATATATGGTCTCTTGACGGTAATAATCTTTTTATTGAATCTCACATAAAAGTTGTAGGAAAAGACTATGATAAATACTTAAAAGAGGTTAAAGATATTCTAAATAAAAATGGGATTTCACATTCTACAATACAAATAGAATCTGAATATTGTGACGATATCTGTATTGAAGAAAAAGATTAA
- a CDS encoding metallophosphoesterase, whose amino-acid sequence MQKLIEYEFEHSVSIVGIADLHLGSPESRFDELVEYLDIDKNSKLILVGDMLDYAIKDSVGNVYEQIENPQSATRLLAEFLRKYKERILVVVNGNHEARIQRAVGLDPVELLCEDFGIPYESELATIKVALKKVNYGSKKRVPFLIVAGHGYSSARTIGGKITANARISEVISNADIYITAHTHQPSVVKQKRMLIDPRNNKILEQDYYIITVPSWLGFEKYARRKFMKPSAGGIMRLNLGFHVKNRGTISKDIHVEMR is encoded by the coding sequence ATGCAAAAACTTATTGAATATGAATTTGAACATTCAGTATCGATTGTAGGTATTGCTGATTTGCATCTTGGTAGTCCTGAAAGTCGTTTTGATGAATTAGTTGAATACTTAGATATAGATAAAAATTCAAAACTTATCTTAGTAGGCGATATGTTGGATTATGCAATAAAAGATTCCGTAGGCAATGTATATGAACAAATTGAAAATCCACAGAGTGCCACAAGATTGTTAGCCGAGTTTCTACGAAAGTATAAGGAAAGAATTTTGGTGGTTGTAAATGGAAATCACGAGGCCAGAATTCAGCGTGCTGTTGGTTTAGATCCTGTTGAATTATTATGTGAGGACTTTGGAATTCCTTATGAATCAGAGCTGGCAACAATCAAAGTGGCTTTGAAAAAGGTCAATTATGGTTCTAAAAAAAGGGTTCCATTTCTTATAGTTGCAGGCCACGGATACTCATCTGCACGAACAATTGGTGGAAAAATAACAGCAAATGCAAGAATTTCTGAAGTAATATCTAATGCTGACATATATATTACCGCACACACTCATCAACCATCTGTAGTTAAGCAAAAAAGAATGCTTATAGATCCAAGAAACAATAAAATTCTGGAGCAAGATTATTATATCATAACGGTTCCAAGCTGGTTAGGTTTTGAGAAATATGCACGTAGGAAGTTTATGAAACCCAGTGCTGGTGGTATTATGAGACTTAATCTTGGATTTCATGTAAAAAATAGAGGAACTATTTCTAAAGATATTCATGTGGAAATGAGGTGA
- a CDS encoding ArsR/SmtB family transcription factor codes for MDESIYQLSEFFKILSDQTRLKILIALSKKECSVSELQELLNTTQSTVSHQLRILRQTNLIKYSKVGRRVYYKLYDEHVKTIINFALEHLEEFRGGSKNA; via the coding sequence ATGGATGAATCTATATACCAACTTTCTGAGTTTTTTAAAATTTTATCTGACCAAACAAGATTAAAAATCTTGATTGCGCTTTCAAAAAAAGAATGTAGTGTTTCAGAACTTCAAGAACTTTTGAACACTACACAATCTACAGTTTCTCATCAATTACGTATTTTAAGACAAACCAACCTAATAAAATATTCTAAAGTCGGAAGAAGAGTATACTACAAACTTTATGATGAGCATGTAAAAACAATCATAAATTTTGCACTTGAACATCTTGAAGAATTTAGAGGAGGTAGCAAGAATGCATAG
- a CDS encoding type II toxin-antitoxin system Phd/YefM family antitoxin: protein MNLKNKNVYYSIAEAKAKFSKVIDESRENNVIITKNGKPVSVIIDFDKFEKIVNFLENVWELYLLEIGDPSKFKDLNINDLFSDND from the coding sequence TTGAATTTAAAAAACAAAAATGTTTACTATAGCATCGCTGAAGCAAAAGCAAAATTTTCAAAAGTAATAGATGAATCTCGTGAAAATAATGTAATTATAACTAAAAATGGAAAACCTGTTTCTGTAATCATAGACTTTGATAAATTTGAAAAGATAGTAAATTTCTTAGAAAATGTATGGGAATTATACTTACTTGAAATAGGTGATCCCTCAAAATTTAAAGATTTAAATATAAATGATCTTTTTTCTGATAATGATTAG
- a CDS encoding transglycosylase SLT domain-containing protein — protein MDEKIEEYIEETCIANNVDPDLVKAIIMTESGGNTDAESYYARGLMQISKIALKEINDLYRLNLTWDDMFNPYHNISIGVLYLKRLIDYFITKYPYNPFSVNFAIMAYNFGIGMVNQWLRNTKPDNRFIDEYIPKETRDHLLDVMWWYTYFRNRKIDK, from the coding sequence GTGGATGAAAAAATTGAAGAGTATATTGAAGAAACATGTATAGCAAATAATGTAGATCCAGATTTAGTAAAAGCCATTATCATGACTGAAAGCGGAGGAAATACAGACGCAGAAAGTTATTATGCACGCGGACTTATGCAAATTTCTAAAATTGCTCTGAAGGAAATAAACGATTTATATAGATTAAATTTAACTTGGGATGATATGTTTAATCCATACCACAACATATCAATTGGTGTGTTGTATTTAAAAAGATTAATTGACTACTTCATAACCAAATATCCTTACAATCCGTTTTCTGTTAACTTTGCAATCATGGCATACAACTTTGGTATTGGAATGGTCAATCAATGGTTGAGAAATACAAAACCTGATAATAGGTTCATAGATGAATATATTCCAAAAGAAACAAGAGATCACCTTCTGGATGTTATGTGGTGGTATACGTATTTTAGGAATAGAAAAATTGACAAATAA
- a CDS encoding radical SAM protein, with product MAVGGIKGMIYRQAGKMINSFVRKADTQSFAKLLFTVGALSKEPAKSGLKKLGLMAQEEHPMIKKWIEIFQKSSPKCTEKIINNLIINEWAIGEPLRQKNMEKEKVVLPKLGVISPTYACNLNCIGCYAGLYGRKYELSKEEVRSILKQGEELGIFFWIITGGEPFYWPHLLEILEEFDQHYFMIYSNGILINEEKAKKLSELGNATIAISVEGFEEETDWRRGKGVFNAIQNTWERLRRYGVPFGASVTATKKNHDVIMKDEFWDFLAENGVAYAWVFQFMPVGMNPTMDLVPTPKQRYERFFKTDEVRLSGRFAFVADFWNHGFLTHGCLSAGSKYFHVNAKGYVEPCVFQQFAKDSIREKTLLEIFKSPFFEAYKRMIPFSNNLFRPCPIIDNPKVFRAMVKHFDAIPQHEGSEKVITELAPEIDKLAEEWKQYADKLWYEHGYVERYPVNRGIYNYETRMKRYANKEEALKVDKKLEL from the coding sequence ATGGCTGTAGGCGGAATAAAAGGTATGATTTATAGGCAAGCGGGGAAGATGATTAACTCATTTGTGAGAAAAGCAGATACTCAATCTTTTGCAAAGTTATTGTTTACAGTAGGAGCTTTGAGTAAAGAACCTGCAAAAAGTGGTTTGAAGAAGTTAGGGTTAATGGCTCAAGAAGAACATCCTATGATCAAAAAGTGGATAGAGATTTTCCAAAAGTCAAGTCCAAAATGTACTGAAAAGATTATCAACAACCTTATTATTAACGAGTGGGCAATTGGTGAACCTTTGAGACAAAAAAACATGGAAAAGGAAAAAGTTGTTCTTCCAAAGCTTGGAGTTATAAGTCCTACATATGCATGTAATTTGAATTGTATTGGATGTTATGCTGGTCTTTACGGAAGAAAATATGAACTTTCAAAAGAAGAAGTAAGAAGCATTTTAAAACAAGGTGAAGAGCTTGGAATTTTCTTCTGGATTATTACTGGTGGAGAACCTTTCTATTGGCCACACCTTCTTGAAATTTTAGAAGAATTTGATCAACACTACTTTATGATTTACTCCAATGGAATTTTGATTAATGAAGAAAAAGCTAAAAAATTATCAGAACTTGGAAATGCTACTATAGCAATTTCAGTTGAAGGGTTTGAGGAAGAAACAGATTGGAGAAGAGGGAAAGGTGTATTCAATGCAATTCAAAATACATGGGAAAGACTTAGAAGATATGGTGTTCCATTTGGAGCAAGTGTTACTGCTACAAAGAAGAATCACGATGTTATAATGAAAGATGAATTCTGGGATTTTCTTGCTGAAAATGGTGTAGCATATGCTTGGGTATTCCAATTCATGCCAGTTGGTATGAATCCAACTATGGATCTTGTACCAACTCCAAAACAAAGATACGAGAGATTCTTTAAAACAGATGAAGTAAGATTAAGTGGAAGATTTGCATTTGTTGCAGATTTTTGGAATCACGGTTTCTTAACACATGGATGTTTATCAGCTGGTTCAAAATACTTCCACGTGAATGCAAAGGGTTATGTTGAACCATGTGTTTTCCAACAATTTGCAAAAGATAGTATAAGAGAAAAAACATTGCTTGAAATATTTAAATCTCCATTCTTTGAAGCATATAAAAGGATGATTCCATTCTCGAATAATCTTTTCAGACCATGTCCAATTATTGATAATCCAAAAGTATTTAGAGCAATGGTAAAACATTTTGATGCAATTCCACAACATGAAGGATCAGAAAAAGTAATTACTGAATTAGCACCTGAGATAGATAAACTTGCCGAAGAATGGAAACAATATGCAGATAAACTGTGGTACGAACATGGTTATGTCGAAAGATACCCTGTAAATAGAGGAATTTACAACTATGAGACAAGAATGAAGAGATATGCAAATAAAGAAGAAGCTCTCAAAGTTGATAAAAAGTTAGAATTATAA
- the purB gene encoding adenylosuccinate lyase, whose product MVERYALEPLKSHWTLESQYKRWLEVELAVIRAYEELEVAPKGTYERAKKNSYLNVEEILETEKVVDHDVIAFIKVATSKMGDESRYFHFGLTSSDVVDTANSLALLRATRYIYDELEKLREVLLKKAFEYKKLPTIGRTHGVHAEPTSFGLKYLTWAAEIERNIERLKSAMDEISVGKLSGAVGNYANIDPQVEKLALSYLSLKPVKVATQVIPRDIHANLINVFALIASAIERIAVEIRHLQKTETLEVQEPFKKGQRGSSAMPHKKNPILCERLTGMSRVIRSYVNSALENIVLWHERDISHSSVERYMFPDITMTLFYMIKKATYLIENLTVFEDNVVRNIDKTKGLVYSQRVLLKLVEKGYTREEAYKEVQKIALKCWENKSSFKDEVKNYFKFSQEEINEIFNPEYYLRNIDVIYERFK is encoded by the coding sequence ATGGTTGAAAGATACGCGCTAGAGCCACTTAAAAGTCATTGGACGTTGGAAAGTCAGTATAAAAGATGGCTCGAGGTTGAACTTGCTGTTATTAGAGCATATGAGGAGCTTGAGGTAGCACCAAAAGGAACATATGAAAGAGCAAAAAAAAATTCATATCTAAATGTAGAAGAAATACTTGAAACTGAAAAGGTAGTTGATCATGATGTAATAGCTTTTATTAAAGTTGCAACATCAAAAATGGGGGATGAATCAAGGTATTTTCATTTTGGACTTACATCGTCAGATGTAGTGGATACTGCAAATAGTTTAGCACTTTTAAGGGCTACAAGATATATATACGATGAACTTGAAAAACTGCGTGAAGTTTTATTAAAGAAAGCATTTGAATATAAAAAGTTGCCAACAATAGGAAGAACTCATGGAGTTCATGCTGAACCAACTTCTTTTGGTTTAAAATATCTCACCTGGGCAGCAGAGATTGAAAGAAATATAGAAAGACTAAAAAGTGCTATGGATGAAATTTCCGTAGGTAAATTATCAGGTGCTGTAGGAAATTATGCAAATATTGATCCACAGGTTGAAAAACTTGCACTTTCTTATCTTTCTCTAAAGCCTGTTAAAGTAGCAACTCAAGTAATTCCAAGAGATATTCATGCAAATTTAATAAATGTATTTGCATTAATTGCGAGTGCTATAGAAAGAATAGCGGTGGAAATTAGACATTTACAAAAGACAGAAACATTGGAGGTACAAGAACCGTTCAAAAAAGGTCAGAGAGGCTCATCAGCTATGCCGCATAAGAAGAATCCAATACTCTGTGAAAGGCTTACGGGGATGTCAAGGGTGATTAGAAGTTATGTAAATAGTGCATTGGAAAATATTGTGCTATGGCATGAGAGAGATATTTCTCACTCATCTGTTGAAAGATACATGTTTCCAGATATTACAATGACCTTGTTTTATATGATAAAAAAGGCAACTTATCTAATTGAAAATTTAACAGTTTTTGAAGACAATGTAGTTAGGAATATAGATAAGACAAAAGGATTAGTTTATTCACAGAGAGTTCTTTTGAAATTAGTAGAAAAGGGTTATACAAGAGAAGAAGCATATAAAGAGGTGCAAAAAATAGCATTAAAATGTTGGGAAAATAAAAGTTCATTTAAAGATGAAGTAAAAAACTATTTTAAATTTTCCCAGGAAGAAATTAATGAAATATTTAATCCTGAGTATTATTTGAGGAATATAGATGTAATTTATGAAAGATTTAAATAA
- a CDS encoding TetR/AcrR family transcriptional regulator: protein MARKNTKGLILEAAKKAFSEKGYDAVSIDEIAQLAGVRKSLIYYYFPSKEALFEEVWIKSIEELENELFGVEENDSSYVARIKNFLKRYIDFLTSKKAISDLLRREKTKVIDQENWKNAREKYESFLGKIENLIVEGKKKKIINEEVDPKVATDMIASVDSLPRKGLLKSVENMLIKILLKDNT, encoded by the coding sequence ATGGCAAGGAAAAATACAAAGGGATTGATTTTAGAAGCTGCTAAAAAAGCGTTTTCAGAAAAAGGATATGATGCTGTAAGCATTGATGAAATCGCACAGCTTGCAGGTGTGCGAAAATCTTTAATTTATTATTATTTCCCAAGTAAAGAAGCACTTTTTGAAGAAGTGTGGATTAAATCTATTGAAGAGTTGGAAAACGAATTATTTGGAGTGGAAGAGAATGATTCTTCATATGTTGCAAGGATAAAAAATTTCTTGAAAAGATATATTGATTTTTTGACAAGTAAAAAGGCAATTTCTGATCTTTTACGACGTGAGAAGACAAAGGTTATTGATCAAGAAAATTGGAAAAATGCTAGGGAAAAATATGAAAGTTTTTTGGGAAAGATTGAAAATTTGATAGTTGAAGGCAAAAAAAAGAAAATAATTAATGAAGAAGTAGATCCAAAAGTTGCTACAGATATGATTGCAAGTGTTGATTCGTTGCCAAGAAAAGGATTGTTAAAATCAGTGGAGAATATGTTAATAAAAATTTTACTTAAAGATAATACGTAA
- a CDS encoding phage head spike fiber domain-containing protein — translation MALVKTNYGLIYNEDSSLCVTVRDDDKPFEGVKSFAVEEGTENLVPKDFTLWSLNSTPQVTLNDTINPIGIEEYKLENSAHSWQYIYYQVSVIENQQYTFSCYFRKDAGTTRAWIEANDGSVNQTLVFDPSTGTISKTPANGMYTLTDLGTHWRASITITIASSVTSTKVRVGAFYERYGDGTGKYAIISAPQFEKKPFATSFVDGARNDGKLLVLNDTIIKNFSQTGFVVDGYFERNKVVESSESFRLFSCTEGGGFNIEKYPNDDIRLAINDGGSYKLVYLNNQSFLNDLDWHFVVLAYDATSKIAKVYIDGVLDVSASLSSGLYFKNDIEYKLAIGHEYPSGNWFNGMIANFHIAPYNPNKWTDAYIQELYNIKKTFTLPPRMPIV, via the coding sequence ATGGCACTTGTTAAAACAAATTACGGCTTAATCTACAACGAAGACAGCTCGCTTTGTGTTACCGTGCGTGATGACGACAAGCCGTTTGAGGGTGTAAAAAGTTTTGCGGTGGAAGAGGGGACGGAGAATTTAGTACCAAAAGACTTTACTTTGTGGAGCCTAAACTCTACTCCGCAAGTCACATTAAATGATACAATAAATCCTATAGGCATAGAAGAGTATAAATTAGAAAATTCCGCGCATAGCTGGCAGTATATATATTATCAGGTATCTGTTATAGAAAATCAACAATACACATTTTCTTGTTATTTTAGAAAAGATGCTGGCACTACACGTGCCTGGATAGAAGCCAATGATGGAAGTGTTAATCAAACTCTTGTTTTTGACCCATCAACTGGTACAATATCTAAAACTCCTGCTAATGGTATGTATACTTTAACAGATTTAGGCACTCATTGGCGAGCTTCTATTACTATAACAATAGCATCTAGTGTAACCTCTACAAAAGTTAGAGTTGGAGCTTTTTATGAAAGGTATGGTGATGGTACAGGAAAATATGCAATTATTTCAGCACCTCAGTTTGAAAAGAAGCCCTTCGCAACCAGCTTTGTTGACGGGGCAAGGAATGATGGCAAATTGTTAGTATTAAATGACACAATCATTAAAAACTTTTCTCAAACAGGTTTTGTTGTGGATGGGTATTTTGAGCGTAACAAGGTAGTAGAAAGTTCAGAATCGTTTCGTTTGTTTTCATGCACTGAAGGTGGCGGATTCAATATTGAAAAATACCCAAACGACGATATTCGATTGGCGATAAACGATGGGGGCAGTTATAAACTTGTGTACCTAAATAACCAGTCTTTTCTCAACGACTTAGATTGGCATTTTGTTGTTTTAGCATACGATGCTACAAGCAAAATTGCTAAAGTATATATAGATGGTGTTTTAGATGTTTCAGCGTCATTATCAAGCGGGCTTTACTTTAAAAATGACATTGAATATAAATTAGCAATAGGGCATGAATATCCTTCCGGGAATTGGTTTAATGGTATGATAGCTAATTTTCATATAGCCCCATATAACCCGAACAAATGGACCGACGCATACATACAAGAGCTTTACAACATTAAAAAAACATTTACATTACCACCAAGAATGCCAATTGTATAA
- a CDS encoding ABC transporter ATP-binding protein has translation MAKVELEHVWKIYDGKVEAVKDATFTIEDKEFVVLLGPSGCGKTTTLRMIAGLEEITKGTLKIDGKVMNDVEPKDRDIAMVFQNYALYPHMTVYDNMAFGLKLRKVPKDEIDRRVKEAAKILGIEEYLDRKPRQLSGGQRQRVAVGRAIVRNPKVFLFDEPLSNLDAKLRTQMRSELKKLHHRLEATIVYVTHDQIEAMTMADKIIVMKDGVIQQIGSPHEIYNKPANTFVAGFIGSPAMNFVNAKIIRENGLWIKSSGLKLKVPSQFEETLEKYIDKDIIFGIRPENIYDKMFAMLPKEGENTARAKVDVVEPLGSETILHVVVGEDKLVAVVDPKTEAKEEQEIDLVFDMNTMHLFDKETGKAIL, from the coding sequence ATGGCAAAAGTTGAGTTAGAACACGTATGGAAGATCTATGATGGCAAGGTAGAAGCTGTAAAGGATGCAACATTCACAATAGAAGACAAGGAATTTGTAGTGCTTCTAGGTCCATCTGGTTGTGGAAAAACTACCACTTTGAGAATGATTGCAGGGCTTGAAGAAATTACAAAAGGTACATTAAAAATTGATGGTAAAGTTATGAATGATGTCGAACCAAAAGACAGAGATATTGCTATGGTTTTCCAAAATTATGCACTTTACCCACACATGACAGTATATGACAATATGGCATTTGGTTTAAAGCTAAGAAAAGTTCCTAAAGATGAAATTGATAGAAGAGTAAAAGAAGCTGCAAAAATTTTGGGAATTGAAGAATATCTTGATAGGAAACCAAGGCAACTTTCTGGTGGTCAAAGACAAAGAGTTGCTGTTGGTAGGGCTATAGTAAGAAATCCAAAAGTTTTCTTATTTGACGAACCTCTATCTAACCTTGATGCAAAATTGAGAACTCAAATGAGATCCGAATTAAAAAAACTGCACCATAGACTCGAAGCAACTATTGTTTACGTTACTCACGACCAAATTGAAGCTATGACAATGGCTGACAAAATTATAGTTATGAAAGATGGAGTAATTCAACAAATAGGCTCACCACACGAAATTTACAACAAGCCAGCAAACACATTTGTCGCTGGATTTATCGGTAGCCCTGCTATGAATTTTGTTAATGCAAAAATTATTAGAGAAAATGGCCTATGGATTAAATCAAGCGGATTAAAACTCAAAGTACCATCTCAATTTGAAGAAACACTTGAAAAATATATCGATAAAGACATTATCTTTGGAATTAGACCTGAAAATATTTATGATAAGATGTTTGCTATGCTACCAAAAGAAGGAGAAAATACTGCACGGGCAAAAGTTGACGTAGTAGAACCACTTGGTAGTGAAACCATACTCCATGTTGTAGTAGGGGAAGATAAGTTGGTTGCAGTTGTTGATCCTAAAACTGAGGCAAAAGAAGAACAAGAAATTGACTTGGTATTTGACATGAATACAATGCATTTATTTGATAAAGAAACAGGTAAAGCAATATTATAA
- the rpmE gene encoding 50S ribosomal protein L31, with product MKKGIHPEMKLITVKCACGAEHKFYSAKENVRIDVCSSCHPFYKGAGAAGMIVDTEGRIEKFKKKYNLD from the coding sequence TTGAAAAAGGGAATTCACCCAGAGATGAAATTGATAACAGTAAAATGTGCTTGTGGAGCAGAACACAAATTTTACAGTGCAAAAGAAAATGTAAGAATTGACGTTTGTTCGAGTTGCCACCCATTCTACAAAGGTGCAGGCGCAGCAGGAATGATAGTTGATACAGAAGGAAGAATTGAAAAGTTCAAGAAAAAATATAATTTAGATTAA